The following proteins are encoded in a genomic region of Herminiimonas arsenicoxydans:
- a CDS encoding putative Permease of the major facilitator superfamily (Evidence 3 : Function proposed based on presence of conserved amino acid motif, structural feature or limited homology; Product type pt : putative transporter), which yields MTSNEIRASTSLASIFALRMLGLFLILPVFSVHAKGLPGGESATLVGLALGIYGLTQSFGQIPFGIASDKYGRKRVIVIGLILFALGSFIAAAADDIVWVIVGRAVQGAGAISAAVTAFIADSTREEHRTKAMAMVGASIGVTFAGSLVLSPLLYQAIGMGGIFALTGILSVLAILVVLYIVPAAPALPPGRVSIREVLANGELMRLNYGVFALHVTQMAMFVVMPSALIRFGHLPLGEHWKIYLPVVLASFILMLPPIFIAERRGKSKQVFVAAIALLLAVQVGMWLVFAQTQLHWAWLVALLLVFFIAFNILEASQPSLVSRIAPPAAKGAALGVYNTLQALGLFCGGALGGWLTQHTGGASVFVLGAVLTVAWLIIAANMKNLPRRGQVQAAVV from the coding sequence ATGACCAGCAACGAAATCCGCGCCAGCACGTCGCTGGCATCGATTTTTGCCTTGCGCATGCTCGGCCTGTTCCTGATCCTGCCGGTGTTCTCGGTGCACGCCAAAGGCTTGCCGGGCGGCGAGAGCGCCACGCTGGTCGGCCTGGCGCTGGGGATTTACGGCCTGACGCAGTCGTTCGGACAAATTCCATTCGGTATTGCATCGGATAAATACGGCCGCAAACGCGTGATTGTGATCGGCCTCATCCTGTTTGCACTGGGTTCGTTCATCGCCGCTGCTGCCGACGATATCGTCTGGGTCATCGTGGGTCGTGCAGTGCAGGGCGCCGGCGCGATCTCGGCCGCGGTCACCGCCTTTATTGCCGACTCAACCAGAGAGGAGCACCGCACCAAGGCGATGGCCATGGTAGGCGCTTCCATCGGCGTGACCTTTGCCGGTTCGCTGGTGCTGTCGCCGCTGCTGTACCAAGCCATCGGCATGGGCGGCATATTCGCGCTGACCGGCATTTTGTCGGTGCTGGCGATTCTGGTGGTCTTGTATATCGTTCCGGCGGCACCGGCCTTGCCGCCAGGACGCGTATCGATACGCGAGGTGCTGGCCAATGGCGAGCTGATGCGTCTGAATTACGGTGTGTTTGCGCTGCATGTGACGCAAATGGCGATGTTTGTCGTGATGCCGTCGGCGCTGATTCGCTTCGGTCATCTGCCGCTAGGTGAGCACTGGAAAATCTATTTGCCGGTAGTGCTGGCTTCTTTTATCCTGATGTTGCCGCCGATTTTCATTGCCGAGAGGCGCGGCAAGTCGAAACAGGTTTTTGTCGCCGCCATTGCATTATTATTGGCGGTTCAAGTCGGCATGTGGCTGGTGTTTGCGCAGACTCAGTTGCACTGGGCCTGGCTGGTCGCCTTGTTGCTGGTTTTTTTTATTGCTTTCAATATCCTGGAAGCCAGCCAGCCGTCGCTGGTGTCGCGCATCGCACCGCCCGCTGCCAAAGGTGCGGCTTTGGGCGTGTACAACACTTTGCAGGCGCTGGGCCTGTTTTGCGGCGGCGCCTTGGGCGGCTGGCTGACGCAGCATACTGGCGGTGCATCGGTATTTGTTTTGGGCGCAGTGTTGACGGTGGCCTGGCTTATAATTGCCGCCAATATGAAAAACTTACCACGTCGCGGCCAGGTTCAGGCCGCGGTAGTTTAA
- the ssb gene encoding Single-stranded DNA-binding protein (SSB) (Helix-destabilizing protein) (Evidence 2a : Function of homologous gene experimentally demonstrated in an other organism; PubMedId : 91108818, 95058623, 9735287, 10932248, 1988680, 2087220, 3301414, 6270666; Product type e : enzyme) has protein sequence MASVNKVIIVGNLGRDPETRYMPNGEAVTNVAVATTESWKDKTSGDKKEVTEWHRITFYRKLAEIAGQYLKKGSSVYIEGRLQTRKWTDKDGVERYTTEIIADTMQMLGGRPGAGGGSSAMDDDYGSSAPAPRQSSAGQSARPAAKPAASNFNDMDDDIPF, from the coding sequence ATGGCATCAGTCAATAAAGTCATCATCGTCGGCAATCTGGGTCGCGATCCTGAAACCCGCTACATGCCTAACGGTGAAGCCGTTACCAACGTGGCTGTTGCCACAACGGAAAGCTGGAAAGACAAGACCAGCGGCGATAAAAAAGAAGTTACCGAATGGCATCGCATTACCTTTTATCGCAAGCTGGCTGAAATCGCCGGGCAATATCTGAAAAAAGGTTCGTCCGTGTACATCGAAGGCCGTTTGCAAACACGCAAATGGACGGACAAGGATGGCGTCGAGCGTTATACGACGGAAATCATCGCCGACACCATGCAAATGCTGGGCGGTCGTCCCGGTGCCGGTGGCGGCAGTTCGGCCATGGATGATGACTACGGCAGCAGCGCTCCGGCGCCGCGCCAAAGTTCAGCGGGCCAGTCGGCTCGCCCTGCCGCCAAGCCGGCAGCGTCGAACTTCAATGACATGGATGACGATATTCCGTTCTAG
- a CDS encoding Conserved hypothetical protein (Evidence 4 : Homologs of previously reported genes of unknown function), which produces MNFNSTRSLYAGTDPVRARQVFKWTFVITLLIKMWLAAYFPMTGDEAFFYQWGVFPAWGYSDHPPMVGWLLFVLNSISAHPLSLRFFTVLMWSLIALGLVDLLRRLVPYQEAVAYRLGTLFLLLPFTLLLNLVTTDTPLIFFIFLSGYCFIRGTMSDRLPWFFGAGIFLGCALLSKYFAGLLAIAYFVYLCRSRRGWLKLIIIAGCSAPLFAITIAFNANNCWTNVMFNMINRNENTQLSFYTVGEYVLMMIYLITPWVFVKLLRSGGMMIQRGAIVVLFVVPFLLFLLLSMEKTIGLHWVLGFMPFLFLFIGTTTNADDLRKYAKWTAWFSVPHFLFLAAITLLPTTLWKDYALHDDIVFHKQAPSIVSTLRRGLPADGAIMARAYTPAALLSYHAGEYWPTFGTGKFHARQDDLNVDFKQYAGKTIRIFDRRAINPADLAPYFSSVTVHTLEKDGVTFWYADGKDFNYEVYRERILKTIADRYYRIPSFLPVYGCQFLERYDIKRP; this is translated from the coding sequence ATGAATTTTAATTCAACACGTTCGCTGTACGCTGGTACCGATCCGGTACGTGCGCGTCAGGTTTTCAAGTGGACGTTTGTGATCACGCTGCTGATCAAGATGTGGCTGGCGGCTTATTTCCCGATGACGGGCGACGAAGCGTTTTTCTATCAATGGGGTGTGTTCCCGGCCTGGGGATATTCCGATCATCCGCCTATGGTGGGGTGGCTGTTGTTCGTGCTCAACAGCATTTCCGCGCATCCGCTGTCGCTGCGCTTCTTCACCGTATTGATGTGGAGTCTGATCGCCCTGGGCCTGGTTGATTTGCTGCGCCGGCTGGTGCCGTATCAGGAAGCTGTTGCCTATAGGCTGGGCACCTTGTTTCTGCTGCTGCCTTTCACGCTGCTGCTGAATCTGGTCACCACCGACACGCCGCTGATTTTCTTCATCTTCCTGAGCGGTTACTGCTTCATACGCGGCACGATGTCGGATAGGCTACCCTGGTTTTTCGGCGCGGGCATCTTTCTTGGCTGTGCATTGCTGTCGAAATACTTTGCCGGCTTGCTGGCGATTGCCTACTTTGTTTATCTGTGTCGTTCGCGTCGCGGCTGGCTCAAGCTGATCATCATCGCCGGTTGTTCCGCCCCCTTGTTTGCCATCACCATCGCATTCAACGCGAACAATTGCTGGACCAATGTGATGTTCAACATGATCAATCGCAACGAGAACACACAGCTGTCATTCTATACGGTTGGCGAATACGTATTGATGATGATTTATCTGATTACGCCGTGGGTATTCGTCAAGTTGCTGCGTTCGGGCGGCATGATGATCCAGCGCGGTGCAATTGTTGTGCTGTTCGTGGTGCCCTTCCTGCTGTTCCTGCTGCTGTCGATGGAAAAAACCATAGGCTTGCACTGGGTGCTGGGTTTCATGCCTTTCCTGTTTTTATTCATCGGCACGACCACCAATGCAGACGATTTGCGCAAGTATGCAAAGTGGACCGCATGGTTTTCGGTGCCGCACTTCCTGTTCCTGGCCGCGATCACTCTGCTGCCGACGACGCTGTGGAAGGATTATGCGCTGCACGATGACATCGTATTTCACAAGCAGGCGCCAAGCATCGTCTCTACCTTGCGCAGGGGCTTGCCAGCGGATGGTGCGATCATGGCGCGCGCCTATACGCCGGCGGCCTTGCTGTCGTATCACGCCGGCGAATACTGGCCGACCTTCGGCACCGGGAAATTCCATGCGCGGCAGGATGATTTGAATGTCGACTTCAAACAATATGCAGGCAAGACGATACGCATTTTCGATCGCCGGGCGATTAACCCTGCCGATCTGGCGCCGTATTTTTCGTCGGTGACCGTGCATACGCTGGAGAAGGATGGCGTCACCTTCTGGTACGCCGATGGCAAGGACTTCAACTACGAGGTATATCGCGAGCGCATTTTGAAAACCATTGCGGATCGGTATTACCGGATACCGTCGTTCCTGCCGGTCTACGGTTGTCAGTTCCTCGAGCGCTACGATATCAAACGGCCATGA
- the uvrA2 gene encoding UvrABC system protein A (UvrA protein) (Excinuclease ABC subunit A) (Evidence 2a : Function of homologous gene experimentally demonstrated in an other organism; PubMedId : 8921840, 10503543; Product type e : enzyme), producing the protein MDEIRIRGARTHNLKNINLDLPRNKLIVITGLSGSGKSSLAFDTLYAEGQRRYVESLSAYARQFLQLMEKPDVDLIEGLSPAISIEQKATSHNPRSTVGTVTEIHDYLRLLYARVGTPYCPDHPENPLAAQSVSQMVDAVLAMPEDTKLMIMAPVVANRKGEHLDLFEQMQAQGFVRFRVQSGTGNAHIYDVDALPKLKKAEKHTIAVVIDRIKVKPDIKQRLAESFETALRLAEGRALVLEMDTGVEQLYSNKFACPVCGYSLQELEPRLFSFNNPMGACPECDGLGHIEFFDPKRIVAFPNLSLASGAVKGWDRRNQFYFQMLSNLAEFYDFDIDVPFEKLPEVAQQAVLFGSGKQKIPFTYVNEKGRTVIREHEFEGVVNNLQRRYRETDSMAVKEELAKFINEKECPSCHGARLRVEARNVLVGNGEQKRAIYEVAATPLRQTLEFFETLTLTGAKKEIADRIVKEIISRLKFLNNVGLDYLSLERSADTLSGGEAQRIRLASQIGSGLTGVMYVLDEPSIGLHQRDNDRLIETLKHLRDIGNSVLVVEHDEDAIRCADYVVDMGIGAGVHGGEVIAEGTLKDILKSKTSLTAQYLNGTLGIAVPKKRTLPNPKKQFVITGATGNNLKDVTLELPVGLLTCVTGVSGSGKSTLVNDTLYHAASRHLYGSQAEPAAHESISGFEHFDKVISVDQAPIGRTPRSNPATYTGLFTPIRDLFATVPTSKERGYSAGRFSFNVKGGRCEACQGDGVIKVEMHFLPDVYVPCDVCHGNRYNRETMEIHYKGKNITEVLNMTVEEAHVFFKPVPLIARKLQTLLDVGLGYIRLGQSATTLSGGEAQRVKLSLELSKRDTGRTLYILDEPTTGLHFHDIDLLLKVIHRLRDQGNTVVIIEHNLDVIKTADWLIDMGPEGGAGGGQIIGSGTPEDLAKNPASFTGKYLAPLLKLKKSAA; encoded by the coding sequence ATGGACGAAATTCGTATCCGAGGTGCGCGTACGCACAACCTCAAAAACATCAATCTTGATTTGCCGCGCAACAAACTGATCGTGATCACCGGCCTGTCGGGCTCAGGCAAGTCTTCGCTCGCCTTCGATACGCTGTACGCTGAAGGACAGCGCCGCTACGTCGAATCGCTGTCGGCCTACGCGCGCCAGTTTCTGCAGCTGATGGAAAAGCCCGATGTCGATTTGATCGAAGGTCTGTCGCCGGCGATTTCCATCGAGCAAAAAGCGACCTCGCATAATCCGCGCTCGACGGTCGGCACCGTGACAGAAATCCACGATTACCTGCGCCTGCTGTACGCACGCGTCGGCACCCCGTATTGCCCCGACCATCCGGAAAATCCGCTGGCCGCGCAATCGGTATCGCAAATGGTCGATGCAGTACTGGCGATGCCGGAAGATACCAAGCTGATGATCATGGCGCCGGTCGTCGCCAATCGCAAAGGCGAACACCTCGATCTGTTCGAGCAAATGCAGGCACAAGGTTTCGTGCGCTTTCGCGTGCAGAGCGGCACCGGCAACGCGCATATCTACGATGTGGATGCGCTGCCAAAACTGAAGAAGGCAGAAAAACATACGATCGCGGTCGTCATCGACCGCATCAAGGTCAAGCCCGATATCAAGCAGCGGCTGGCGGAAAGTTTCGAGACCGCGCTGCGTCTGGCCGAAGGCCGTGCACTGGTACTGGAAATGGATACTGGCGTCGAACAGCTGTACTCGAATAAATTCGCCTGCCCGGTATGCGGCTACTCGCTGCAGGAGCTGGAACCGCGTCTGTTCTCGTTCAATAATCCGATGGGTGCCTGCCCGGAATGCGACGGCCTTGGGCATATCGAATTCTTCGATCCGAAACGTATCGTCGCCTTCCCCAATCTGTCGCTGGCCAGCGGCGCCGTCAAAGGCTGGGACAGACGCAATCAGTTCTATTTCCAGATGCTGTCGAATCTGGCGGAATTCTACGATTTCGATATCGATGTCCCGTTTGAAAAACTGCCGGAAGTCGCGCAGCAAGCGGTGTTGTTCGGCTCCGGAAAACAGAAAATCCCGTTCACCTACGTCAATGAAAAAGGTCGCACCGTCATACGCGAACACGAATTTGAAGGTGTCGTGAATAATCTGCAGCGCCGTTATCGCGAAACAGATTCAATGGCCGTGAAGGAAGAGCTGGCGAAGTTCATCAATGAAAAAGAATGCCCGAGTTGCCACGGTGCGCGCCTGCGCGTCGAAGCACGCAATGTCCTGGTCGGCAACGGCGAACAGAAACGCGCCATTTACGAAGTTGCCGCCACGCCTTTACGCCAGACGCTGGAATTTTTTGAAACCCTGACGCTGACCGGCGCGAAGAAGGAAATCGCCGATCGCATCGTCAAGGAAATCATTTCGCGCCTGAAGTTCCTGAACAACGTCGGCCTCGATTACCTGTCGCTGGAACGCAGCGCCGATACGCTGTCCGGCGGCGAAGCGCAGCGCATACGCCTCGCCTCGCAAATCGGCTCCGGGCTGACCGGCGTCATGTATGTACTGGATGAACCGTCGATCGGCTTGCATCAGCGCGACAACGACAGATTGATCGAAACGCTCAAGCACTTGCGCGATATCGGCAACAGCGTGCTGGTGGTGGAACACGATGAAGACGCGATTCGCTGCGCCGACTATGTGGTCGACATGGGCATAGGCGCCGGCGTACATGGCGGCGAAGTCATCGCCGAAGGGACGCTGAAAGACATCCTGAAAAGCAAAACTTCGCTGACTGCGCAATACCTGAACGGCACGCTCGGCATTGCCGTACCGAAGAAACGCACGCTGCCCAATCCGAAGAAGCAATTTGTGATCACCGGCGCCACCGGCAACAATCTGAAAGACGTCACGCTGGAATTGCCGGTCGGCCTGCTGACCTGTGTCACCGGCGTCTCCGGCTCGGGCAAATCGACGCTGGTCAACGACACGCTGTATCACGCCGCCTCGCGCCATCTGTACGGCTCGCAAGCGGAACCGGCAGCACACGAATCGATCAGCGGCTTCGAGCATTTCGACAAGGTGATCTCGGTCGATCAGGCGCCTATCGGCCGCACGCCGCGCTCGAATCCCGCAACCTACACCGGCCTGTTTACGCCGATCCGCGATCTGTTTGCCACCGTGCCGACCTCGAAGGAACGGGGTTATTCTGCCGGTCGTTTTTCCTTCAACGTCAAGGGCGGCCGCTGCGAAGCATGCCAGGGCGATGGCGTCATCAAGGTCGAGATGCACTTCCTGCCGGACGTCTATGTACCATGCGATGTCTGCCACGGCAACCGCTACAACCGCGAGACGATGGAGATTCATTACAAGGGCAAGAACATCACCGAAGTATTGAACATGACGGTGGAAGAAGCGCACGTCTTCTTCAAACCGGTGCCGCTGATTGCACGCAAACTGCAAACCCTGCTGGATGTCGGTCTCGGCTACATCCGCCTCGGACAGAGCGCGACTACTTTGTCCGGCGGTGAAGCGCAGCGCGTCAAACTGTCGCTGGAATTATCCAAGCGCGATACCGGCCGCACCTTGTATATCCTGGACGAACCGACCACCGGTCTGCATTTCCACGATATCGACCTGCTGCTGAAAGTGATACATCGCTTGCGCGACCAGGGCAACACGGTCGTCATCATCGAGCACAATCTGGACGTCATCAAGACCGCCGACTGGCTGATCGACATGGGCCCGGAAGGCGGCGCGGGCGGCGGCCAGATCATAGGCAGCGGCACACCGGAAGACCTGGCGAAAAATCCGGCCAGCTTTACCGGAAAATATCTGGCGCCATTGCTGAAGCTGAAAAAATCGGCAGCTTGA
- a CDS encoding putative permease (Evidence 3 : Function proposed based on presence of conserved amino acid motif, structural feature or limited homology; Product type pt : putative transporter), which produces MEIFERILGIILPVFIIIALGYGYARLRGEAVRSDITPVNRISMEVLCPLLVFTALAAKDFDLANNGMLILAGVLISLGSGLLAWPVARLFGYDVRSFVPPMIYNNCGNMGLPLAILAFGADSLGSAVALFMACNLMYFSVGIKIIESGRSKANGVRISPWKFLANPMMIAMFVGMVFAIVHVPLPAPLFIALKMMGDACIPLMLFALGVRMMDVSLKSWHIGLVGAIVCPAAGLIVAWVLDHVINLSPEQRGQMFLFASLPPAVFCFMVAEQYKQEPEKVASIVLLGNLAAFVFVPVGLWMGLPN; this is translated from the coding sequence ATGGAAATTTTTGAACGCATACTCGGCATTATTCTGCCGGTCTTCATCATCATTGCGCTGGGTTACGGCTATGCCCGCTTGCGCGGTGAAGCGGTGCGGTCCGATATCACGCCGGTCAATCGGATCAGTATGGAAGTGCTATGTCCGCTGCTGGTTTTTACTGCGCTGGCGGCCAAGGATTTTGACCTGGCGAACAACGGCATGCTGATCCTGGCAGGGGTGCTGATTTCTCTGGGTTCGGGCTTGCTGGCGTGGCCGGTGGCGCGCTTGTTCGGCTACGACGTGCGCAGCTTTGTGCCACCGATGATTTACAACAACTGCGGCAATATGGGCTTGCCTCTTGCGATTCTGGCATTCGGGGCTGATAGCCTGGGCTCTGCCGTTGCCTTGTTCATGGCGTGTAATCTGATGTACTTCTCGGTCGGTATCAAGATCATAGAAAGCGGTCGCAGCAAGGCTAACGGTGTGCGTATCTCACCGTGGAAATTCCTCGCCAATCCGATGATGATTGCCATGTTCGTTGGAATGGTGTTTGCGATCGTGCATGTGCCATTGCCGGCTCCCTTGTTTATCGCGCTGAAAATGATGGGCGATGCGTGCATCCCTTTGATGCTGTTCGCTTTGGGTGTGCGCATGATGGATGTCAGCTTGAAAAGCTGGCATATCGGTTTGGTCGGTGCGATTGTCTGTCCTGCCGCCGGTTTGATCGTTGCATGGGTGCTTGATCATGTCATCAACCTGAGTCCTGAGCAGCGCGGGCAAATGTTTCTGTTTGCATCGCTGCCGCCGGCGGTTTTCTGTTTCATGGTGGCGGAGCAGTACAAGCAGGAGCCGGAGAAGGTCGCTTCCATCGTCTTGCTGGGTAATCTGGCTGCTTTTGTATTCGTGCCCGTGGGTTTGTGGATGGGTTTGCCGAACTGA